The genomic interval AGGCAGGGGCAGGGTTAGTAATGTTATATTTCGTTATTTTTGCATTCAATTTTTTAACAAGATGAATAAATACGAAAGACTGAAAACCGAACTGCAGACTGCGGGGACGGGAAGAATGAAAGCCTTTGGGAGCTCGATGTTACCCATTTTGAAAAGCGGAAGCCTGCTTACCTTCGAAAAAGCAACGGAATATGAGATTGGCGATATTGTATTCTGCAAGGTGAGAGGCCGTTACATTGATGCGCATAAGATCGTGAAGAGGGATACCAACAAGGGGTTTCTGATAGCGAATAATCATGGCTTTGAGAACGGATGGACCAAGATCATTTTCGGCCGTGTAGTAACCGGAGAATTTGATAACAGGATCATTTACAAGAGAGGTTGATCAGCGTATACCCCAATTGCCCCGGGCCCCTTCGCGTTGTTTGCGCAGAGAAATAAAGGCCCCGGGTTCTCAAAAAAGTAGTTGCCCCAACCATCATCAGCGCCTATACTTAAACCTGCTAAACCCGCCTCAAACCTGCCTTATCAGTTAAGAGCAGCGTAATAAGTTCCTGAAAAAAGGTCGCCCTAATTAACATAGGATTAACGAAGTTGTAATAAAAAGAAATTACCTTGGTTATCTGCTTGAGATCCCGTAGAACGGGGGGTACTAAAAAAAATGTTTATGCAAACAGGAAGCATAAAAACCAGGAATACTATTCTCCTGATCTGTTACTTTTTGTTCACAAGTATGTTTATCTATGCCGCTGTATCCAAACTGATGAATTACCGGATATTTATTCTTCAGATGGATCGTCAGCCATTCCCGGATAAGTATACGCACTTACTGGTATGGAGTGTGCTTTCATCTGAGATCCTGGCGGCCGTCATGATGATGACCCTTTCCCTGAGGAGGATAGGGTTGTTCTTTGCTACGGGACTAATGGTATGTTTTACTATTTACATCATCCTTGTAAAATTGAACTACTATGGTGTGATACCCTGTAGTTGTGGCGGGGTAATAGCGCGTTTTTCATGGACGCAACACCTCATCTTTAATCTCATTTTTGTCGCTATCGGCATTGTTGGTATTTACCTGGAACAACAATTCAGAAGAAAGATGGCATAGTTACTATCATAGGAAACATTTTTACGTTGCTTACGTTTATACATAACATATTACAGAACAGCAAACGCTTACGTACGGGGATAATCGAGACAAAATCACTTTCTGAACGCGGGACATAAGGGATAGTTTATTGCATTGAGAGTAAAACGCTTTCTGCCAGACAGGGAGGCTGAGTGGGCAATCTCCTGATCTTTATTTATTAAAGATAATACTGCTTAAAATGAACGTGTCGCAGGCATGAGGGTAATTTCATGCCTTATAACGGGGGAATCATGCCTAAAGGGCGAATCGTGTCTTAAAGGGGAGTTATGCCTTAAAGAGAATGTCATGTTTTAATGGAGGAGCCGAGCTTAAAAAGGATGTCAGGCCTTAATGGGGGCGTCTTGCCTTAAAAGCGAAGTTGCGGTCTTAAAAAAGGCTGTCAGGCCTTGATGGGAATGTCATGCCTTAAAGACAAGCTATGGTTAGAAAAGGATGTTATGCCTTAGTGGGAGCGGCATGTCTGTAACGGAAAAGTTCTCGTCAAAAAAAGGCTGTTACGGCCTAATGGGAATGTCATGCCTTAAAGACAAGCTGTGGTCAGAAAAGGATGTTATGCCTTAATGGGAGCGGCATGTCTTTAATGGAAAGTTGTCGTCAAAAAAAGGCTGTCAGGCCTTAATGGGAATGTCATGCCTTGCAGACAAGCTGTGGTCAGAAAAGGATGTTATGCCTTAGTGGGAGCGGCATGTCTTTAATGGAAAGTTGTCGTCAAAAAAAGGCTGTCAGCCTTGATGGATAGTCGTAGTCTTTAAAAAGATAGTTACGGCTTAAGGGGAATGCCATGCCTTAAAAGATAAGCTGTGGTCAAAAAAAGGATGTTATGCCTTAATGGGAGTGGCATGCCTTTAACGAAAAAGTTGTGGCCTTAAAAAGGACCCACACCTTAATGGGGAAAGTATGCTTTAAGCGAGAAGTTGTGGTCTGAGAAAAGGAGGTTACACTTTGATGAGAAAGGCCTGTCTTAAAGGGGAAGTCGTGATTTTATTGAAAGCATCACGCCTTAACGGGAATGGCATGCCTTAAAGGGAGCAGCCCTCATAGTAGTAGTGCAAAATGTATTTCTGACAATTTCAAAATAACGACCAATCAAATCAATCACCTCAATTACTCAATTATTAATTAGCATTCGTATGAAAAAGATCAAACTTCTATTCGCAGCCCTCGCCGCTGTAGCAGGAACAAGCGGCGCTATCGCATCCAATCTTCCTTCTTCCTCTTCTGCAGACGTGTTACATAACTGGATCAACTGGGACAATCAGCTTGTGCTGGTAAATGCGACGAAGGAACAGGCGCAAACGCTTTGTTCGGGCACATTCAATATCTGTCTTCGTGCTCAGGATAACACGAGCATCTATACAAACGGAGACGTTACGTATTAAGATCGCGAAAGCGCAACAGCACCAGGTAGACAGTTACCTGGTGCTGTCTTATACTGCCTGTAGCTGCATCTTTGGGTTAGTATCCTTCATTTTGTCCGAGTGCGGGATTTAAGGCTCTTTGTGATTGCGGTATGGGCCATAATTCCTTTGTTGCTTTCCAGTCAGATCTAATTGTCTGCATGGTTTCAGAGGCTTTGCCCATCCGGCGGAGATCTAACCATCTATGCCCGCATTCTGTAAAAAGTTCAACTCTTCGTTCTCTCTCTATTTTTTCGGATAGTTCGGCAGCAGATATGCCCGGATCCGTGGTCTGTATTAAGGGAAGGCCTGCGCGCTGGCGTATGGCATCAAGGTCTGCGATGGCCCCGGGCAATGAATTAAGGTGCACGCGGCACTCTGCCCGAATCAGCAGGATCTCGGCAAGGCGGAATATCATGTTATATTCCAGCGGTTTTGAGTTAACGATGAAGTCAGCCCTTCGCTTATACTTAAACGGATAGTAGTAGGTGATACCGTTGACGACCTTCGTGGCTACCCACGCTTTCCAGCGCTTGTCATTTATTTCAAACGCGGCTCTGAGGTATGTCGTCAGGGCAAAAGACGGCCTGGCCGCTTCCACTGGAATAAATGTATTGCCTTCCATGGTATTGTAGCCTACAAGAACAGGTTGTATCTGTAATATGGTTTCAACACTGTTAGCGAGAAAGACTTCCTCCGGAGCTGCCGTCAGCTGATACCGGCCCGTGTTGATGATTTCAGAGGCTTCTTTCTCTGCCGCCTGCCATTGCTGCTCATAGAGGTAAAACCGGGCCAGCAGCGCAGCGACTGTACTTTTATTGGCCCTTACCCTTTCATTCGTAGGGTAGGCATCTGAAAGTAATTCCTTTGCAGTAAGCAGATCTGTAAGGATCATCTTCCTGATAGCTTCTTTTGGTGTTCTGGGCATGTTTTCGTTGACCCTGTAGTCTGTTACCGTAATGAGTGGCACCTCTCCGAATAGCTGCAACAGCTGGAAGTAAATGAATGCTCTCAGAAACCGGCATTCTCCGCTTAGCTGGTTTTTGGTGGCATCAGAAATGCCCGTGCTCTTATCCAATTTTTCCAGGCAGGTATTGATCTGGTAGACGAAACGATAACTGTTGCTCCAGAAGTTGCTTTCTATGACCGTATTGCCGGTTGAAATAGTACTATTGTTAAATTCCTGGACGGAAGCAGTTGATCCGGTATAGAAAGCTTCGTCTCCATATAATGATGTGTAAAAGGTGATGGCCGCCATAAACACATTGGAGGAGCCGGCGATGTTGGAATAGATACCCAGGACGGCAGCTTCGGCTGTTTCTTTATTTTTGAACAGGTCATCTCCTACGGCTTTGTTAGTCGGATTGTCGACATTCAGTAAGTTACAACTGAACAAAAGACAGCAGCTAATTGCTGTCAGATAAAATTGCTTTTTCATTTTGTGGTTAATAAACGTATTGTGCATATAGTATTGTTTCATTCGTCTCTATTGTAAAGAAACCCTGATCCCTCCTGTAACGGTTCTGAGCGTAGGCAGACTAAGGATATCCGCCGTTTCGGGGTCGCCTTGCTTATACCTGCTGATCGTGAAGAGATTCTGGGCATTACAGAAGATGGTTAGTTGTACCGGTGTTTTATCTTTATGCTTGCATATATCCAGTGAATAGGAAATGGCAACATTCCGGCATTTCAGAAAGCTTCCGTCGGCGTATGCTTCTTCGGATTTAATGATTTCATTTTTGATAGCATAGACTGGTCCGGTCGGCCTCGTTGAATATTTCGGATATCTCGCTATATCGCCTTTTTGCCGCCAACGATCAAGTACCAGGTCGGACTGGTTAAACATGGTTCCCGGAAAGAAGTTATTGATGTAAGTTCTGTAGAGATAATTAGGGATCAGCTGCTTTCTGAATTCGGCGGCTAAGGA from Chitinophaga filiformis carries:
- a CDS encoding S24 family peptidase; the protein is MNKYERLKTELQTAGTGRMKAFGSSMLPILKSGSLLTFEKATEYEIGDIVFCKVRGRYIDAHKIVKRDTNKGFLIANNHGFENGWTKIIFGRVVTGEFDNRIIYKRG
- a CDS encoding MauE/DoxX family redox-associated membrane protein; this translates as MQTGSIKTRNTILLICYFLFTSMFIYAAVSKLMNYRIFILQMDRQPFPDKYTHLLVWSVLSSEILAAVMMMTLSLRRIGLFFATGLMVCFTIYIILVKLNYYGVIPCSCGGVIARFSWTQHLIFNLIFVAIGIVGIYLEQQFRRKMA
- a CDS encoding RagB/SusD family nutrient uptake outer membrane protein, which encodes MKKQFYLTAISCCLLFSCNLLNVDNPTNKAVGDDLFKNKETAEAAVLGIYSNIAGSSNVFMAAITFYTSLYGDEAFYTGSTASVQEFNNSTISTGNTVIESNFWSNSYRFVYQINTCLEKLDKSTGISDATKNQLSGECRFLRAFIYFQLLQLFGEVPLITVTDYRVNENMPRTPKEAIRKMILTDLLTAKELLSDAYPTNERVRANKSTVAALLARFYLYEQQWQAAEKEASEIINTGRYQLTAAPEEVFLANSVETILQIQPVLVGYNTMEGNTFIPVEAARPSFALTTYLRAAFEINDKRWKAWVATKVVNGITYYYPFKYKRRADFIVNSKPLEYNMIFRLAEILLIRAECRVHLNSLPGAIADLDAIRQRAGLPLIQTTDPGISAAELSEKIERERRVELFTECGHRWLDLRRMGKASETMQTIRSDWKATKELWPIPQSQRALNPALGQNEGY